In the Lytechinus variegatus isolate NC3 chromosome 17, Lvar_3.0, whole genome shotgun sequence genome, cttgtttttttttgtggggaggAGGCGAGGGTGGAAAAACAAGTACACATCTACTCTGGATTACCTTGTATCCCAATATCCCATGTCATAGAGCTGTTGTAAGCAAGAATGTAATACCTACCAGGGACATTAAAATCCTACAAAATTACTCATTAATGCCATCTCTGACtatattgaaaacaaatataatttgaatGAAGAGCGTGATTGTGGTAGGGGTGCTGATAAttcttatacagtgcgtatcaaaaaaaagtttacactttgaaaaaatcctgtaaaattatacatttgtaatatcctgaagatttttccacattttaacattggtacagatccattaaagcaaatgacgatataactgtcgaaaaaatatttccgcttgagtgagcaccacttacttttgaaaaagttaatgaaaaatgattcgcgcagaactttgaaatagttatgtgaataaaagtagaccttactCGTTAAGAACTCATGGAATtcagctagtaaaattgatttgaagatatcttctaccttgtttgacttgtttccttgcccaaaacacttcgaagagtgcatttcgccccaccccactcccccacacaccgaggccatcgtgacgatatttccttttcactgagctgtgatttacatggaatggcttaagcttgattttcattttgttaatcattgctaagcttgggaaaagtgtggagaaacaagtattaaattaaaaatgaaataaacccactgtaaatgataaaaacttagtgaaaaaaatgctggagatgtctgatataaacttttgttaagattcagttatgtcctcagatcctgCTGGCACAAATAgtgtaaaggttgtgcttactaagtgttgaaagtTGAACTTTGGTGGCAAAATCGTTACAACATGCTTTAaagtatccgttttatttcagttgactaaaagtgcaagggaaatgtatgataaatctttcgtagggtaagtttgattttgccctttccccttgacacagcatgaaaacgagcatttctgcgcaaacagatttctgcgagctttacagaaatggacagtgctcactcaagtgtaacattctgacaaaacttttactgtCATAGGATAggtgagacccaaacccaagattatatgtgaaaaaattacccatatgttgtatattttgtaattcccagggctttttcaaagtgtgaacttttttttgatacgcactgtagtgatgacgataatgaagAAAAGACATTAATGGGTaggagaagaaaaatagaagaggaagagaaaggaagaggatACTGGAATTGAAGAATATTGGGTAAGGATGAAAGCAATTAACAGAAAagaagaacaaataaaaaaaagaaaagtagagaaaaggggaaaagggaagaCATGGAAGGAGGAAAAAGAGTGGAAATGAGGTTGAGAAAGGATGAGAAAGGGGAGaaggatgatgaagaagaagaggataAGAAAGAGGAGAAGTAGAAGGATGAATAAGAAGATGAAGGGAAGGAGgaggggaagaaagaaggatgaGGTAGAAGAGGAGGATAGAAGAAGCAGAAGGGGGAGAAAAAGGACAAAAAGGGAAGATGACAAAGATGAGAAGGAAGaatgatgaagaagagaggaaaaggaatgaaagaaagaggatAAGGAATAAGGGGAAGAGGAGAAGGGGGAGAAAATAAAGTGAAGGAGAGGGAGGGGAAGAATGAAGTAGAAGAAGGTAAGATTAAGAATGaggaagagaggggaaagaagaaagaaagagaataaggaataagaggaagatgagaaggatgaggaaaagggggaaaagatggagagaaaaaattataaggaataagaggaagaggagaagatgaggaaaagaataagaaatgcGGGAAGAGTAAAGGGAGACAGAGAAGAAAGGAATGAGGACAGAAATGGAAGAGGAGAAAATACAATGTTAATATTTGTTATCTGTATACAGGATTCTCTATAGCATTCATAGGCATGATGTAGATCTACAGTATGTATTAATACCAAGCTACATTAGAAGGGATGATGGCCTTTGAAAACGGGTCATTTGTCGCTGACGATAATTAGAAGAGGCTTGAGCTtattaattaatcaatgttAATTAACTGAAATAACATAGCACAGAAACATACAGACCTGGATTCTCATAATATGGAAATGTCCTTAGAGCTTCTAATAAGCATTGATTATGACTGTGTTCATACATGTTTGAGATAATTAACACatacatgattatttttttttttgcattttgttgcACCATCACCAATACTAGGAAAGATCAATCCATCCAGCAAATTATCGACCCCTGAACCTACCATGTTTCTGAACAGGGCTGACATCAGTGGCGAACCGTGACCCatggagacaaagcattggaggggcactgtattgtaagtgaacaatgctgtgcctcTCCAATGCTCTCCTCCAGCTCACAGTCAGCCACTGGCTGACATTAACCCAAGGCCTCCTAAGCAATGGCCTTGGCTGCCCCATTGCCTACTTGACCCCTTTGCCCCATGCATTATCCTTGGTTATCTGTTGCGCCCTTTCCAGATTTTTCCCATTTATACTGTAATATAGTTTAAACTTGCCCAAGAGATAGGTGCCCTTGCCCTAAAACCATTGAAATTTAACCCTTTTGTTACAAAAGGTGCTCGATTCATGGGAATTTGTGAGTGTTGTTCATATGTGTCATATAGTTATTCAATATTGGGGTCAcagcctgcccccccccccaaaaaatacatatatccAAATTACGCCTTTTTGAGCATTACATTCCAACTTATTGGTTTCTGGTTAATGTAATGCCCTTTGATATGTATTAAGGGTTCTTAAAGCAGAACATTTCATTATTctgaattcatttgaatttacaaGTTCACAAATCTGGCATAATCTCAAAGTGTGACTTTTTCATGTTCAActgttcctttttttaaatgctaaCTTAGAAAGATCATTATTAGTACCTAGAATTTATGCctaatttgaattcatatatacaaatacaatgGATCTTTGAGTGTGCTCTTGTGTGTGATGATTACGATGATAATGTTTCTGGGTGGGTGTATCTGTGTGTGTGCCTTTATcgctttttccctcttttcccTCTTCATCTGGTGtgtgtaatatttttgtttccctcttttttgtctcacttgcatagcagagtgagactataggcgactcttttccgacggcggcggcggcggcgtcaacatcaaatcttaaccttaggttaagtttttgaaatgacatcataacttagaaagacctagttcatgaaacgtggccataaggttgatcagttattactgaacatcctacttgagtttcatgtcacatgaccaaggtcaaaggtcatttagggtcaatgaacttagaccatgttgagggaatcaacataaaaatcttaacctaaggttaagtttttgaaatgtcatcataacttagaaaatatatggacctagttcatgaaacttggacataaggttaatcaagtatcactgaatatcctgcatgagtttcttTAGGGTTCGATTACATGTACACTTGAATAAACAATCTGAATGCGTCATACTTTGAGTTATATGGCCTCCAAAATTGATAAACCTCTTTTGAACACTAATTGAAAAACATGCAAAAAGGGATATACTGTAAGTTTGATTTGTATGAATTTTCATATCTGACTCGTGTGCTttgtaacaaataaaatataccaTACAAATGAGGCTATACACGGGGCGTCCAGTTTTAACGtcttattttcatatatataccTATAGATGATGCCTGAAGTCATCATTATTGCAGCAATTAATTGACAGATAAGCTTAAGAATCTTCCATTATTcctgtatgaaataaatattttcaataatgattgcagcataatatgcaagagaaaaaaacatttttttttcatcttgaatGGAGTTAAACAAGTGTATTGGAAACCAAAAGTACTATACACTATTCGAAAGCTAAGCAGGAATATGGTACAACAATAATGTGATCATGAATTTTAATCTAATCccactgcaattttttttaataaaaacactCAATTTGTGAGCATCATTGCCTATATTGAAAATCTCCCCAgcttgaaatatatatcattgttGTATATAAACacttttatatttatttgtacAGAAGATCAATTATATTTTTAGCCTAAATGTGCATAATGCGATGATCCtattttttgctattttctTTCATAGATTTGAGGTTACCATAGGGTAAgagctttattgtgcttttcatcaTCCAGAATTCTATTTGCATTGCCATGTGTCAACAGAGTTGTGATtatatgatttttcatttagagAAGATAGAATATGACAATTTCAACCTATAGGGCCTAAATAAAAATCTGTAACTATCCCGATTTCTTTTGCACTTTCCATTCTTATAGATTTGAGGTCTCTGTATAGTTGACttcatccttttttcttctttttaaaaaattttctgTTATAGATTTGAGATCACAATAGAATTAAAAACAACCAAGAAGGATAGCCTGATCTTTTACATGTCAGATCCTACTGAGAATTACTATGCTGCGTTACAGCTGATGGAAGGTTTCGTGTTTTTTAACTTCAAAATTGGTAGCTCGCCGGTGTTCATGGACTCGGACTTTGTGATCGATGATGGTTACTGGCATACGGTAAGAGATCATTTCCTGTTATCATTTACCTATAGCGGTGGCTTTCATGATGCTATTGATGACttcttatattttgttaacttctgatgtgaccagccaccccaaaTCCAAGAATAAATCGCCATGGGAAGTTCTTTGTTAATAGCCAAAATAGCATTATAATTTGGTCTTcaaacaacccccccccaaaaaaaaaacaacaacaacaaagcctctctgaaaaaataactcCTGTTCTTTATTCTGTCAAGTTGTAACGTTGAATTTAACTCAAGATTCAAATTTTTCTTTGACACCATTTTTTTAAGGACTGCTTTATAGAAGTTTAACTGAGAATATATAATGTGTACTTCTCATGCTTGAGTACACCTCCAACTTCaaactttgttttcttcttattattttaaatgcttgcattcaatcaagtacttatTTAGGTtcatcaattttgacaagttatgTATCGTTTTAAAGCTTAGGATTCACTTTTCAAACTCAATAAAAATCCCAAACTTCATTATGGGAGACTAATTGTTGGTTTGGGGATGGCTGGTTGCTAACAGTATCAAATCACCAATTAGTCGGTCAGTCAGTCGGTAACATGTCTGCCcatcgaaccaaagatcgtgggttccaGTCCACCCCTGTCAGATGACTGAAACCAGTGTGTTGTGTGTAAatgtctctcccatgtttcatagatgcaggctatgttacagagGAAAAAATTCtatccctcggataggacgttgtGTAGAGAAGAGTCACCACcattgcacgttaagaacccactgcactattcgtagaAGAGTAGGTGTAGTGGTTCACCTGCACTCCCTCCAGTCAGTtttatcgggaggagagacctgcgagTCACaatgattcagttcgctttttgcctcccaggcacaggtgacgccaaacaaataataataattaaacaaGAGAGTCTTCATCATTTTATCCACAGATTGAGATCTCTCGGAACAGGAAGACAGGGTCTCTCCAGGTTGATGGTACCAAACGAAAGAGGGCAAAGTCAAATAATGGTAGGAAGAATCTCAACATCCAGTCACCGATCTATATAGGTGGTCTTCCTTTAAACCGACAGTCACCGAACATCTATGGGGTAAGCTGTGCTGTTTTTGTCCttgatttaattttatttttatgtataatgtaaaatggaGCCCTTCACCATGTACAGTTACAGACTGAAGCTGTATGTagatatggtgatgatggtggtgatgatgatggtgattaatGGTGATGGATGATTAATGTGATAAAGATGCTGACAAATATGATGATGCTTATCATTATAGGTGATTACGTAATGATTATACCATTTTGACAGTAGGATTTTACATATATAACAAAGAAAACAGGATATGGCATTGTTGTTATTCTTATTTAGCAATGTAAGTGATCAATTTGACTGGGAAATGGATTCTAGATTAAGTCAAACTTCAAGCAATATATTCTTCCTATTTATTATCGCAGGAAGCCTTGATCTTGTCATATGTATCCTACTTCCAGCATTATTATTTAAAGAAACTAGACCTATACAAATACATTATCAATTCATGAGGAAGAAATTTGTCCCAACCCCTAGAGACTATCCTTGACCTGAACACAAAACAAAGTTAGCCGCTTTTAATAAAGGAGTATCTTGCTCCAACAACAGATTAATTGAAAACCCCCTAGCTTGCATAACAGCTGTAGAAGACCATGAGAAGAGCAAgtgaaaattaatatattttttttattacaacctCAAATCAATACATATGTGttttgataccctcccaccttATTGAGTATTTATTTCCTCTTCAACTTTTGGTCTAGAATATTTTAGAGGAGGATATTGTAAGACCTTTTGAACATTTAACCGGCTTAATTTTAATCATAGTGAATGCAATTGATATTATTTCTACTTGAATTGAAAAAGGAAAATCCTTAATTTGAGGATTATcataattttccaatttttacattttcataatcacatatatttttgctTAAatacaatattcctcttcccaTATTTTGTAGAATTGTGAGGTTTTTTTGCAAGACCTGTGTGTTAAGACCTGCTTGTTCTTAATTCTGTATTTGGAAGGGGAAATGTGTCCTGGAAGTATTATCTCTATTATTTACTTTTAATCAAAAGATTTATTAGTGTTCTGTCAGTGAGTGATTCTTTTTAACTCTTATCCCAACCCCCTGCATGCCTGGGGAAGATTTCAAGCAAGTCTCTGTATTCAAGCAAACTGTGTTCATTTTGGGGGTTGGCCTATTGAGCTATTTCTTGTTAAAAAGTGGCAAAGGTAGATTAATACCCCACTGAAGGACATTGGTATAAATTACAAAAAGGGGAAGAAAGCGGTAGTagtagtgattaggcccgtttcgggtacacgtgtacacgtgtacacgcacggtcaagtcagtgcacgtgtactaaattccatcaccgtgtacacggtagcatctgcataaacaagctcacagcctcacattaaatcttagttctcagacactgcacatgttttaattactaatatgtcaacatatttcaattaatccagagtgagttcacttccaaaatcgccaatttaatccacattctttctggagactcacgtttttgtaccacgaaatcggcacgaaatgggtctgctccggtctcaaaagctcgaaagcgttgctcaattacactcagagtcaatttgagaatcacaaattgcgatagcgatcatcgctacaacttacgtgttatacgctcgcacacaagcctacaaacaaacgctcttcaaattggcaacataataatgaaaattaatcgataacCTTAGTTACACTTATTTTGcggcgatctgtgcatgcatgtacggtacagtatacaaaatgcgcatccaccgagcgtcggcgatagctagggccctgcactgattttcttttgcattctttattaatttaatgcgctgctaagccgagtaaacttttaatttgcaccaatttttgtggattgatacttcaaacttctcaggtaagctttaaaaccgtgacttaggctatatagacccctttttatgacattgatgcgggtccgtgtcgacatgaaaacagaactcgctctcacagtgtttacaacgtgtacacgtgtacacgaccgaaaaacacgccgtgtacacgtgcatcaaaaatggactttcaaaacgggcctagtagtgatagtagtggaattgttttatattattatttattgaaatgataataataatgaaaaaataatcatgataataataatgatattaatggtaataattataataaatgatggtaatgataataataacaataatataataattatagtttttattttttaagatgatgattgttatttttactactactactactacaactactactacaactgctacaactactgttactactactgttactactactaatactacaactactactactactacttctacaactaATACTAGTAGTACTACCACTAGTACTTCTatataatattatcatcattataattattcaaaTGTCTAAAATATCTTTAACATCACTTTTGCCTTTGTAGGATGGTTTCGATGGCTGTATACGAAAGTTCCGTTTGAATGGCATTGACATCGACCTGAGAGGAACGGCCAACAATTCTTATGGAGTTGTAACCTGCTACACCAATACTGAACCAGGACATTATTTCCAGGGCATTGGCCATGCTCTTCTAGGTGAGCTTTCTCCCATTCATACAGGGAGGAATCCAAGAAAGAAGCAAATTCTTGTCAGAAAATGGTTATCAACCATCCACCTCAAAACCCAAAATAAACTGTGATGCCATGCTCTCCTTAATAAGCCAAAATACTATTTTGGTCATCAAAAGTCAAGAtttagaaaattattttatctgagttttttttagaaatgacaaaattttatGCTTGTAAAGttcaattaatacaaaatacaaaaaagtgttttcagatttgacatttcattttccaCTACATTGCACATACTATACTTGGATGATTCCCaaatttcaaacattgttttctccttattatTCTTTGAAGCTCTTTTAAACAGTCCTACATTCAATCTAGAACTTGTGTGGGTTATCATGTATCAGTTATGACAATTATATATCCGATGATCTTTGTAGGATTGCATAGTGGAGTTTATAATGGGGAAAAGGTGTACGATTCACCATGTGTAATGTATGTagaagggaaggaaatacaggcagaaagattgaaagacgagaaaggatgaaaagaggaaattagaagtattcttttcttgaaagtgaaTGAAGTCCTGAAAAGGCCTGTAAGccagatgagatgagctgaatatGACCTGAGTAGTGATGGTTTGGGTAGTAGCAGTATGAAGTGAAGAGAGACTActtctaatttcctcttttcatattcttatttgtatttccatttcaatctttctgcctgtatttccttcccttcttcatattacacatggtgaacaGTAAAACCTCCACTTTAACTTATATATTATTGTACAGATAAAGATTTTGCGCAGTACAAAACACTTTTACCAAATACAGTACACAGTGCAACACACTATTACCAAACTTAGTACACAGTGCAACACACTTTTATGACAGATAGTTCACAGTGCAACACACTTTTACCAAATACAGTACGCAGTGCAACACACTTTTGCCACAGATAGTACACAGTACTAAACACTTTACCAAAGATAGTACCCAGTGAAACACACTTTTACCAAAGTTAGTACACAGTGCAACACACTTTCACAAAATACAGTACACAGTGCAACAGACTATTACCAAATATAGTACACAGTGCAACATGCTTTTATGACAGATAGTACAGAGTGCAAAACACTTTTACAAAATACAGTACACAGTGCAACACACTTTTACCAAATACAGTACACGGTGCAACACACTTTTGCCAAAGATAGTACACAGTACTAAACACGATTTACCAAATACAGTACACAGTGAAACACACTTTTTACCAAAGATAGTACACAGTGCAACACACTTTTACCAAATACAGTACACAGTGCAACAGACTATTACCAGAGATAGTACACAGTGCAACACACTTTTATGACAGATAGTACACAATACAAAACACTTTACCACAGATAGTACACAGTTCAACACAATTTTTGCCAAAGATAGTACACAGTGCAACACACTTTTACAAAAGATAGTACACAGTACAAAACACTTTTACCAAAGACAGTACACGTTGCAAAACTTTTTGATCTGAGGTAGtacataataataaacagttttCAATTATCATGCAGCAACATTCTCAGTAATGTgttgtattaaaaaatgtatatcatctCTTCCTACAGCAAACCAACAGCAAATTGGATCTGATTTTCAACTCCTAATTGAGTTCAGAACAGCGCAAAAAGATGGTCTTCTCTTTGCGGCAACAGATCTTGACGGTGTAGGAGTTACAGTCATAATTTCTGATCATGATGTAAGTACATTTCACATGCAGATTTTATGAATACAATTTATGAAATCAGTTTATTTGCATTTAGGgatatcatgtttttttatccaaataatttttcttggCTTTATTTGAACATAGATGTTATCCCCTAGAACCCAGTGTAAACTTTATGAATATAAAGTTTAAATTATTGGCTTCAATTTTGCAAAAGCAACGAGTCTTACTCTTTGAAAAACAAGATATATGACATCTATACAGAAAAGTAGTATATGGaagcccattttttttttaacttcgtCATCACGTGTTTGATTAAACAGTAGAAAAACAAATAGCAGAAATGACAAAACATTTTTCTCTCCATAATCTACATTAGGGTGAGGTGggaaggggggtgggggctttacaggaaatgcaaatttatttctcttgcctgcaaagcagagtgagactatatgCTCTGCTTTAAGGACGGGGGCGTCGTCAGCACTGAAAtattaaccaaggttaagttttttctgaaatattataacttagaaagtatatgggcctagtttATGATACCTGGACACAAGGGTAATGGGATATCATTTATCATATTAGTTTTGtatgtaatttatattttaatagcTGTATGTGATTTTTAATGGATGtggattgaattgaaaaaaaacccaccagATCTTGAAAGTCATTCAGTTGAAAAAATAATAGCCTGCTCAATTACCTTTTTGTCACTTCGAACGAAAATGATGAAACTCAcaaatcaaaaatgaaataataatctgTCCTTACGCTTAACCCTATAGATTCACCTGAAGTTGTACACTGGTCGCAGAATGGCCATGATCCCGTTCCAAGCGCACGACAACTTCACGGTCTGTGACTACCAGTGGCATGTGGTTCAAGTAACAGAGATAGATGGCCTTTGGCAATTGTCTGTTGATGGTATTATGGCCAACAATCTCAGGGGTACTGTTCGACTTCCAGGAGATGAGCGTTACCAGTTCTATGCGGGTGGTAACCCATGTAAGTATTACAATCATTTCCCTCTGATAGGCTGTTAAATGTGACCAGCCACTACAAACCCAACAGTAAGTTGCCAGGGAAGGTTCTTTGCATATAAATAGCCAATTAGAAATTTGGTGTCCCACTGATAGGTTGCTAAATAAAATCTGTTCCTGGGGAAAGGCCGTCATTCATAAATATCTGCTGGCCCCAGTAAGAAGTGATGAGGGCCACCTGTtatatggtggtggtggtgtcacagtgtgccaaattaACGCCTGTTACTATGCtaaatatgctattttattcatgagccCACCGTTTGAAGAATGGACTCAttcattcaaaacagtggactcatggataaccatggtaacaggtgtcaatttggtgcactgtgacaaaaggacgcatcagcattggacattttttaatatacatgttaAATAAGGGTAATTTAcacaagaaatctgcataaaccatgggttcaaccaatgctttttaaaaccacctttgtgaattcaggcaaATGAGTTTCCTTTATGATCTCCTTCTTCTTTTGTGCTGAATTAGCACATATGAAAGTGCAATTATCCATtatattgaaaatgcaattCATGGCTTTCACCCAGTAAATACGAACGCATTGACCGATCtgataagtcagaaaaaaaatcttggaacCAGCGAGATTTGAGCCTCTCACGTACTGATTGTCTGTCAGCAAATCTTCCACCAGGCTGTCACTGGTCCATGGCACAGTCACGCTGAAATACATATAGGATACGCTGAAATACATATAGGATACCTCGGTGTCCATGCTGCTCTAAGAATGCAAGTCAGATAAAAAATCAGAGGTGAAGCCTATAAGTTGTATTTTCAATTGAATTCCCAGTAcaatcatttgatttttcaataAGGTGAAAATTGCATTGAACACTTAGTAAATGTCTAAGATCATCATTGCTGTAACAATATTATTCACATACATTTCTGTTAATGAAAAAGATGGAGAATGGAAAAGGGGGAGATGTCAGCTCACTCTTAGCATATTTATTTTAACGTACACACAgccatttcacaaaataatccTACCTTCATAAAACAGCAAATAGTTATGGAAACAAtcgttgatttttttacaatactGGTATATTACGATTGATTACATGATGGCTTTAAAGAAATCAGGCATTCTAATACACTGCTCTCCCACTTTTCCTTTGACAGTATCAAACCCAGATGCCGTCAAGTTCAAGGGCTGTATACGACGTCTCGAGGTCAACGGAGGGGTCGTCCCCGTCGAATCATCAGTTGAGATCGTGGGTGTGGTTCCTCTGGAATGTCCCATCGTATGACGACATTGATGCTTTGCTCATGTGCTGCTTTATTCTCAACATGTATTTCAATATGCAGGGGCTTTGTGCAAAATCTTTGTATGTAACAATTCGACAGCTgcattccaaaaaaaaaatatctggaCCACCGAGAGAGAGGGGAGTGGTCTTCCACCTGTGTTTTTAAACTCTCGCATGAATCAGTATATTTTCTTAGATGAGGCTTGTGGtattgccactctccacccatgTGTGGTAAATGGgaacccggtaggaaggaattccttcgATGCTTGAGCGCCTGATCAGGGTAGTCATGCTAAAGCCAGGTTAATGGTATGCAGCgcttcaaaatattgtattaagcGCTGTATAAGTGATGCATATCATtagtattatgaaaaaaaatattgttaagaCTGTTAAGTGGAAAATGGAAGAGTTTGCTCCGATACTGATACAGTTGTTAGAAAGGGTCACATGACACAATTCTAATGCAGAGTGTGTTAGCATGCTCCCAGTCAACAGATAAGTGGAACATtcgtgatgatgttgataatcatcatcatggaGCGTggggagcgttgtggcccagtggattagtctgttttttctgactttgaaacagagggtggtgggttcgaatcccagccatggcgtaattttcttcagcaagaaatttatccacattgtgctgtactcaacccaggtgaggtgaatgggtacccggcaggattaaatccttgaatgcatgagcgctgaaaggcagctcgagtaAAGCCGGGTAATAAggataacaacgcgcctcggaatagaattattctagatagatggcgctatataaatgcctattattattattattattttgatattagaATATTGGGTCAATCAGGTTGTTATGAATACCTTTTACAATATCATCTATGCAAAGAGACTTCAATGTTTTTGGTTTTAGCACGGAAAATATGACAATCAGGCAGATTAGAAGAGTCAATTCTAAATAGTCTGCTCTTAACTCAGGAATTTAGTTTTGAAGCATTTGTTCATGATTTGTTTTCTGAACGAGATATTTACCTTAAGTTAcattttttgaaatgttttttttaaatcaatgtaCTATTGggttttcatgtattttggaaGTCGATGGCCGCTGTAAaatctttttctcattttagcCTAAGAAAACATAATCATTATCCAATGCATGATTGGATATCATTGCATGAGAGATTaaatgtgcttttgtacttacATTTTACAGAAGTATTGATTTGATTATGGTGTTTACATGTATCTAC is a window encoding:
- the LOC121431050 gene encoding laminin subunit alpha-2-like — its product is MSDPTENYYAALQLMEGFVFFNFKIGSSPVFMDSDFVIDDGYWHTIEISRNRKTGSLQVDGTKRKRAKSNNGRKNLNIQSPIYIGGLPLNRQSPNIYGDGFDGCIRKFRLNGIDIDLRGTANNSYGVVTCYTNTEPGHYFQGIGHALLANQQQIGSDFQLLIEFRTAQKDGLLFAATDLDGVGVTVIISDHDIHLKLYTGRRMAMIPFQAHDNFTVCDYQWHVVQVTEIDGLWQLSVDGIMANNLRGTVRLPGDERYQFYAGGNPLSNPDAVKFKGCIRRLEVNGGVVPVESSVEIVGVVPLECPIV